In the Purpureocillium takamizusanense chromosome 5, complete sequence genome, one interval contains:
- a CDS encoding uncharacterized protein (EggNog:ENOG503P671), whose protein sequence is MPSDTADPAESGILFVLSDIVDTATLSPDVYSEWYDMIHIPEVLNTGGVASAARYMLSDGAGDDQYPYLALYVIPDMKYLNSEPFKSIRVHHEMLPGPRHSILDLARFDFGRYIRVQGLPSQPLAQAGTGADLVTLVFKSPREATAANGWTVANYIRPVIDAAKISHVQCFGKLSESATGSWSLGDDAESGMVEYLILCYVGKGVEEVIRRHAPKDSRVSSYRLLRSFSRD, encoded by the exons ATGCCATCAGACACTGCTGATCCGGCCGAGTCGGGGATACTGTTCGTCCTCTccgacatcgtcgacacGGCGACACTCTCACCCGACGTATACTCCGAGTGGTATGATATGATTCATATTCCGGAGGTACTCAACACAGGAGGCGTtgccagcgcggcgagatATATGCTGTCGGATGGCGCAGGCGATGATCAGTATCCCTATTTGGCCCTCTACGTCATACCGGACATGAAATACCTCAACAGCGAGCCATTCAAGTCAATACGCGTTCATCATGAGATGCTTCCTGGTCCTAGGCACAGTATCCTTGACCTTGCCAGGTTTGACTTTGGGCGGTACATTCGCGTGCAAGGTCTCCCAAGCCAGCCCCTCGCGCAGGCCG GTACGGGAGCAGATCTAGTGACTCTCGTCTTCAAGTCGCCTCGGGAGGCCACGGCAGCCAACGGTTGGACCGTCGCCAACTACATACGGCCCGTCATCGACGCTGCCAAGATCTCGCACGTGCAATGTTTCGGCAAGCTGAGCGAGAGCGCAACCGGTTCGTGGTCTTTGGGGGATGATGCAGAAAGTGGGATGGTTGAGTACCTGATTCTATGCTACGTTGGAAAAGGGGTGGAAGAAGTCATTCGGCGCCACGCACCCAAGGATTCTAGAGTCTCTAGTTACCGCTTGCTCCGGTCGTTTAGCAGGGACTAG
- a CDS encoding uncharacterized protein (EggNog:ENOG503P3C2~COG:G~COG:M) has protein sequence MTDPKSRTIAVLGATGNQGGGVVRALLTRHPDLFTIRAITRDPNSPAAQRLLHEHEGSGRLTLVQGDVYDVQSLRLAFKEAHGVFAVTNHRSPEGAINSEEDLRHEVQSGRNIIDAAKYCNVQHFVISSLPNIKEASHGQFGKVYHFDHKDEIEVMARSQLPAVTALLPDDGTVRFCAAIPGNVQSEWVDPGYDIGVYASEVFAKGPDLTRSKRYPVLGQKMAFADFADIFTKMTSQLAYFDPISVEEWGDTVTTQVGPGFNEDIKEMIEWIAVAPVDKICYGTMDPSEDLSREDLGLEASTFEDWMRRSQWEGPPKVVR, from the exons ATGACTGACCCAAAATCTCGAACGATTGCAGTGCTAGGCGCCACTGGTAACCAAGGGGGCGGGGTGGTGCGGGCTCTTCTCACCCGACACCCGGATCTCTTCACCATCCGTGCCATTACACGCGACCCGAATAGCCCTGCCGCGCAGCGCCTTCTTCACGAGCACGAGGGAAGCGGCAGGCTGACCTTGGTTCAAGGTGACGTATACGACGTGCAGAGCCTGCGCCTGGCGTTCAAGGAAGCCCATGGAGTTTTCGCCGTCACAAATCACCGCAGTCCAGAGGGGGCAATCAACAGCGAGGAAGACCTGCGACATGAAGTGCAATCCGGGCGCAACATAATTGACGCCGCAAAATACTGCAATGTGCAGCATTTCGTGATTAGCAGCTTGCCAAACATCAAAGAAGCAAGTCATGGCCAGTTCGGAAAAGTCTATCACTTTGACCACAAGGATGAAATTGAGGTCATGGCCCGCTCGCAGCTGCCTGCCGTAACGGCCTTGTTGCCCG ATGATGGGACTGTCCGATTTTGCGCTGCCATCCCCGGCAATGTCCAGTCAGAATGGGTGGATCCTGGATACGACATTGGTGTCTACGCGAGCG AGGTGTTCGCAAAGGGACCAGATCTAACGAGATCTAAGCGTTACCCTGTGCTTGGCCAAAAGATGGCTTTTGCCGACTTCGCCGACATCTTCACAAAGATGACATCTCAACTAGCATATTTCGATCCCATCTCGGTCGAGGAATGGGGTGACACTGTGACGACCCAAGTCGGCCCGGGATTCAACGAAGACATCAAAGAGATGATTGAATGGATTGCCGTGGCTCCAGTCGATAAGATTTGCTATGGCACAATGGATCCCTCTGAGGATTTGTCACGCGAagacctcggcctcgaggcgtcGACTTTTGAGGACTGGATGCGCAGGTCGCAATGGGAAGGGCCGCCCAAAGTGGTCCGTTAG